Proteins co-encoded in one Grus americana isolate bGruAme1 chromosome 12, bGruAme1.mat, whole genome shotgun sequence genomic window:
- the RAP2C gene encoding ras-related protein Rap-2c isoform X1, whose translation MREYKVVVLGSGGVGKSALTVQFVTGTFIEKYDPTIEDFYRKEIEVDSSPSVLEILDTAGTEQFASMRDLYIKNGQGFILVYSLVNQQSFQDIKPMRDQIVRVKRYEKVPLILVGNKVDLESEREVLSAEGRALAQEWGCPFMETSAKSKTMVDELFAEIVRQMNYASLPEKQDQCCTTCIVQ comes from the exons ATGCGGGAGTACAAGGTGGTGGTGCTGGGcagcgggggggtggggaagtCCGCCCTGACGGTGCAGTTCGTCACCGGGACCTTCATCGAGAAGTACGACCCCACCATCGAGGACTTCTACCGCAAGGAGATCGAGGTGGACTCGTCCCCCTCGGTGCTGGAGATCCTCGACACGGCGGGTACCGAGCAGTTCGCCTCCATGCGCGATCTCTACATCAAAAACGGCCAGGGCTTCATCCTCGTCTACAGCCTGGTCAACCAGCAGTCCTTCCAG GACATCAAGCCGATGAGGGACCAGATTGTCCGGGTGAAGAGATACGAGAAAGTTCCTCTGATCCTAGTGGGGAATAAAGTGGATCTGGAGTCGGAGAGGGAGGTCTTATCTGCAGAAGGCAGAGCCCTGGCTCAGGAGTGGGGCTGTCCCTTCATGGAGACATCAGCCAAGAGCAAAACAATGGTGGATGAACTGTTTGCTGAGATCGTCAGGCAAATGAACTATGCCTCCCTGCCTGAAAAACAAGATCAGTGTTGTACAACTTGCATCGTCCAGtga
- the RAP2C gene encoding ras-related protein Rap-2c isoform X2, producing MPSPRRRGSAPEVTGESGGEGRASGCRSITLPGGGGRCRAVPVAEARRYGVRRGGRRGSSGASPFSSGGPELCEGRAAACPRPGPRRRARRGSGERLRGPMREYKVVVLGSGGVGKSALTVQFVTGTFIEKYDPTIEDFYRKEIEVDSSPSVLEILDTAGTEQFASMRDLYIKNGQGFILVYSLVNQQSFQVLIRMPPLLNPTQCWRTMTHSHFPHRSLLAIPFYEEITQY from the exons ATGCCCAGCCCGCGCCGCCGGGGCTCCGCGCCGGAAGTGACCGGTGAAAGCGGCGGGGAGGGGCGCGCCTCCGGGTGCCGCAGCATAACCCTtccgggcgggggcggccgctGCCGGGCGGTTCCCGTGGCTGAGGCGCGGCGGTATGGAGTGAGGCGCGGCG GACGGCGCGGGAGCAGCGGCGCCTCGCCCTTCTCCTCAGGCGGGCCGGAGCTATGCGAGGGCCGCGCTGCCGCCTGCCCTAGGcccgggccgcggcggcgggcccGGCGGGGGAGCGGCGAGCGGCTGCGGGGCCCGATGCGGGAGTACAAGGTGGTGGTGCTGGGcagcgggggggtggggaagtCCGCCCTGACGGTGCAGTTCGTCACCGGGACCTTCATCGAGAAGTACGACCCCACCATCGAGGACTTCTACCGCAAGGAGATCGAGGTGGACTCGTCCCCCTCGGTGCTGGAGATCCTCGACACGGCGGGTACCGAGCAGTTCGCCTCCATGCGCGATCTCTACATCAAAAACGGCCAGGGCTTCATCCTCGTCTACAGCCTGGTCAACCAGCAGTCCTTCCAG GTACTTATCAGGATGCCACCATTGTTAAATCCCACGCAGTGTTGGAGAACAATGACCCACTCACACTTCCCCCATAGAAGTCTTTTGGCAATCCCCTTTTATGAAGAAATCACTCAATATTAA